A stretch of Electrophorus electricus isolate fEleEle1 chromosome 3, fEleEle1.pri, whole genome shotgun sequence DNA encodes these proteins:
- the LOC113589591 gene encoding potassium voltage-gated channel subfamily A member 3 has product MDDHFNLIDSPSARHRGNNADNHGYAETEKGSMTVVADMLEETAALPSHLSLDRYEPNHECCERVVINISGLRFETQLKTFNQFPDTLLGDPKKRMRYFDPLRNEYFFDRNRPSFDAILYYYQSGGRIRRPVNVPIDIFSEEIRFYQLGEEAMDKFREDEGFIKEEERPLPNHEFQRQVWLLFEYPESSGPARGIAIVSVLVILISIVIFCLETLPEFRDDKDPVTVAPIVNGTGPYWSSSFTDPFFVIETLCIIWFSFELLVRFFACPSKATFSKNIMNIIDIVAIIPYFITLGTELAERQGNGQQAMSLAILRVIRLVRVFRIFKLSRHSKGLQILGQTLKASMRELGLLIFFLFIGVILFSSAVYFAEADDPASSFSSIPDAFWWAVVTMTTVGYGDMHPVTIGGKIVGSLCAIAGVLTIALPVPVIVSNFNYFYHRETDGEEHAQYLHVGSCEHLNSTEELKRTRSTSSLSKSEYMVIEEGINSGFKQPNYTNQNNQNCVNIKKIFTDV; this is encoded by the coding sequence ATGGATGATCATTTCAACCTCATTGACTCACCTTCGGCGCGGCACCGAGGAAATAACGCCGACAACCATGGATACGCTGAAACGGAAAAAGGTAGTATGACAGTGGTAGCTGACATGCTGGAGGAGACGGCTGCGCTCCCCAGCCACCTGTCGTTGGATCGATATGAGCCAAATCACGAGTGTTGCGAAAGAGTGGTCATCAATATCTCAGGCTTACGCTTTGAGACACAACTCAAAACTTTCAATCAGTTTCCCGACACCTTGCTTGGAGATCCGAAAAAAAGGATGCGTTACTTTGACCCCCTCAGGAACGAGTATTTCTTTGACAGGAATCGACCAAGCTTCGATGCCATTCTTTACTACTACCAATCAGGCGGGCGCATTCGGAGACCTGTCAATGTTCCCATTGACATTTTCTCCGAGGAAATTAGATTTTATCAACTTGGCGAAGAAGCGATGGACAAATTTCGTGAGGATGAGGGTTTTATCAAAGAAGAGGAGCGCCCTTTGCCAAATCATGAATTTCAGAGGCAGGTTTGGCTTTTGTTTGAGTACCCGGAGAGCTCGGGTCCAGCGAGGGGCATCGCCATTGTGTCTGTTCTAGTCATTCTGATCTCTATCGTGATTTTCTGCCTAGAGACTTTACCTGAATTTAGGGACGATAAAGACCCAGTCACCGTGGCGCCGATTGTAAACGGAACTGGCCCGTATTGGTCGAGCTCTTTCACCGACCCTTTCTTTGTGATTGAGACGCTTTGTATTATCTGGTTCTCATTTGAGTTGCTCGTACGCTTCTTTGCTTGCCCAAGCAAAGCCACTTTCTCCAAAAACATTATGAACATAATCGACATTGTGGCCATTATCCCTTACTTTATTACCCTGGGCACAGAGTTGGCCGAGAGACAAGGTAACGGACAGCAAGCCATGTCTCTCGCCATCCTTCGTGTAATCCGACTGGTGAGAGTCTTTCGCATCTTCAAGCTCTCGCGCCATTCCAAGGGCCTACAGATTCTTGGGCAGACATTAAAAGCCAGCATGAGGGAGCTGGGACTTctcattttcttccttttcattggagtcattttattttctagtGCCGTATACTTCGCAGAAGCGGACGACCCTGCCTCGAGTTTCAGTAGCATCCCAGATGCGTTCTGGTGGGCTGTGGTCACCATGACTACAGTTGGCTATGGAGACATGCATCCAGTAACCATTGGAGGGAAAATTGTTGGTTCACTATGCGCGATTGCTGGTGTTTTGACTATCGCGCTGCCTGTCCCCGTCATTGTTTCAAATTTCAACTACTTTTACCACCGGGAAACTGACGGGGAAGAACACGCGCAATACCTCCACGTTGGTAGCTGCGAGCACTTAAACTCCACGGAAGAACTGAAACGGACGCGTAGCACGTCATCACTCAGTAAATCGGAATATATGGTGATAGAGGAAGGGATAAATAGTGGATTTAAGCAACCGAACTACACAAATCAGAATAATCAAAACTGCGTGAATATCAAAAAGATTTTCACTGACGTGTAA